Within Pseudomonas brassicacearum, the genomic segment GACGTTTTGAAGCGCTCGGATTCTAAGCGCTTGAGCCAAAGACAGAAGCCGTTGCGCTCCCAGTACAAGATCTTCACGCGGTTGCGGGACTTGTTGAGAAAGACGAAAAGTATTGGATCGAATACCGCCACTTTTATATCCAGTTCGACCAACGCGGCGAGGCCGTCGATAGATTTTCGAAAGTCCACCGGCTTGGGGTAGAGGTACACTTTTTCGACTTTGGCGTCGGGTCGCATCATGGCGGGGCTGGCTCCAGAAAGAGATCGGGAGCGAAGCATCGGGGATCAAATGCGGGCTTGGAATGTGGGGGTCATGGATCACTTACTGACGATACGAGCGTATTGACGAGTAGATAGATGGTCTGAAGTATGCAGCCGGCTAGGAAACAGGCAGTCCTCGCTGCGTAGCTGGGCCCGATGTATCCAGGCCGCGAGAGCAGACCGTGTTTGCTCAGTGATCTCAAACTGCACAGGCCGCTGCGTTTTCTGCTGCATCACCATGGCTCATGATGATACGTGCTCGCCATGAGCGACATCGCGCACGCGGAGCTTGGTTAAGTCGCAGGCTCGAAGCTTACTGTCTATGGCCAGATCGAAAAGAGCCAGATCTCGGGTTCTTTCCGCAATTTGAAGCCTTACTTGTTTACCCAAACTGTCGGAGCATTGAGCGGTGAGAGAAGATTTTTAGCACGCTTATACGTGAAGTCTCAGCTCGAAAACCTCTGCGAAGATTCAGAATTTCAATCTCAGACGCGCACTTTACTGTCATGGAAATCAAGGCGGAATTTTTCAACAGAGCTCGCCATCTGTGACCAGTGGATATTATCCATCCACGCATTACAAATCACGAGCATCGTGAGGTTCTCTCAGCGGTGTAGTACGAGTCATATCATTAGCAAACTCAACACTGAACAGCAAAGTGCCGAGACACCTCGAATGTACCCGAGCCTATCCATTAAACTTCAGGGGTTTTGTATACATGGCCTACATATCAATGTACGCAGGAGGAGCATCTCCGTGCTTGATAGGTTGTTGTGCCCCAGGCAACCATATGCACAGGCGAGACCATATTTGATAGCAGCAGCAATATAGCGCCATTGCATCTTCATCTTCAGCTGCGCCAACACTGTCCAACTTTTTTTCCGCTGCGTGGCATGCGTCCTTTATCAAGTCTAGAATTATTTGCACGCTAGAATGATCAACACCATGCTCGAAGTTGTTCTTCGCAATTGACATCACCTCAGCAAAAATATCGAGATATTCCTGTCGATCATCGGGAGCTGTTATGGTGGCATCATAACCCCACCAGTGAATATCTTTCTGCGCCAATACACCGCCTAATAATCTAGCGGTCGAACACGCCCAGGCATAGACTTTGAAACCGGTCAACGCGCGCCCGTCATTTTCCACAACGGCCTCAACGCCATCGCTATCAATAATTGCCAAACGCGAGCCATGGCTCATCGAGAAAATAGCGCGCTTTTCTCCCAGTAACTGGTCATGAAGCCTATCTCGCAACGCATCGCAACCAAACAATTCTATATCAGTGTGTGCAGCTATCTTCTTTGCAACTGCAAGATTGGCTGCGGTTTGTCTATCGCTATGAGTGACGAAAAAAATAGTCATTTTTTTGCCTTTCGCAGCGTAAAATCCCGAGCAACTCTAAGTAATTCAGTCACATACTGCTTTCCAATCTCTGTCCCCTCACCAATATTCCTGGCCAATTCAGCTGCACTATAAGTCTCGCCAGCAAGTGTTCGCCACGCTACAGCGTCCCCAGGGAGTTCACGTAGCAACGTAGAAAAAACGTCACGACTCACTGTGGATGACATGGAGTGATCGGGTAAGTCCGATGCCAGCTCCAAAACGTCACATATACCAGCAAGGAAATTTCTTAAAGAGGGAGATCTAGCCGCCGCCCTATGAATATCTAAATTCCGCAATACGTTATATCTATGAGGCGACTTCGTGATGCGTAACACTTGGCTTGCTAAATATTTCGGGTAAGGAATCGACTCTGGCAACGGCATGCGCTCGATGGTTCGTATTGCCGATTCATTCTTTGCGAGTGAACTAGCGATTTTATCATCCGCGAATAGCCAAGCTTCGATAGTAGGTACTGCACAAAAAACAGGTATCGAGGGATTGCCAAGTTGATGCTTCGCCTCTTCCCTAGAATCAAATACACTTGGTTCATCAGCGTCTATCAATGCTATGTATTTAGTACTTCCATCATTAGTCAAGTTCTTGATGGTTTTTGCTATGCGGTGTTTGCCATTGCAAACCACCATGGTTGGAGTAAGGTGAGGGTTCATGGCGTACAAGATATTTTCAACAATGGCTGCATCCGTAGCACCCTCTACAAATATTACCAGTTGTGAAAATTCCAGCGGTATGTTGTTGTTTTGAAGCATTAATGACTTTCGCATGATTCATCCTTAATTCTGTGCTGAACTATTTCGATTGTTGATGATTTCATCTGAAATCTGGCGAACTGATGCCTTTTTTACCAGCCCAAATCGCACTTCGATTGCTGTTTTCCTGGCCGGAGATTAAAAAACAACAAAAAACCGAACCCCGGATTTCGATGTGCCCAAGCCATGGTTTTGAGACTCGTCAACGAAAGAGAACTTTCTCTCCACTTTAATACTCCCCATCCCGAATGCGGCGGGCCCTACCGGTAGCACATCTTAGCTCATGCCATAAAAAATCAGGACCTGAATGGGTGATATGCCACGATAAAAAAGGCAGCACGAAGGGTAGATCAATCTACTCCCCTTAGTGACCGCTTTTGGCCGATTCTGTTGAAAAAGTCGCTTCTTCCAGACTGCCCGGACACTGACCGCTGAAAACGCCTTTTTTACGCGCCGCTACGCGAAATCTGAGCCCG encodes:
- a CDS encoding DUF4276 family protein, whose translation is MRKSLMLQNNNIPLEFSQLVIFVEGATDAAIVENILYAMNPHLTPTMVVCNGKHRIAKTIKNLTNDGSTKYIALIDADEPSVFDSREEAKHQLGNPSIPVFCAVPTIEAWLFADDKIASSLAKNESAIRTIERMPLPESIPYPKYLASQVLRITKSPHRYNVLRNLDIHRAAARSPSLRNFLAGICDVLELASDLPDHSMSSTVSRDVFSTLLRELPGDAVAWRTLAGETYSAAELARNIGEGTEIGKQYVTELLRVARDFTLRKAKK
- the tnpB gene encoding IS66 family insertion sequence element accessory protein TnpB (TnpB, as the term is used for proteins encoded by IS66 family insertion elements, is considered an accessory protein, since TnpC, encoded by a neighboring gene, is a DDE family transposase.), which codes for MMRPDAKVEKVYLYPKPVDFRKSIDGLAALVELDIKVAVFDPILFVFLNKSRNRVKILYWERNGFCLWLKRLESERFKTSPDATDEAIILSVQELNWLLDGFDLWRNRPHQVLTPRYVA